A portion of the Thunnus maccoyii chromosome 20, fThuMac1.1, whole genome shotgun sequence genome contains these proteins:
- the ptprea gene encoding receptor-type tyrosine-protein phosphatase epsilon isoform X5 — protein sequence MRKNSLSSFRWLKNQRKAVVTTVDKKIPNGILEEQEQQTVVLLPRSPSASKTYFPIPVDHLEEEYRLRSADDGKLFREEYNSLPGGHAQGAYEEANKEDNKEKNRYPNILPYDHSRVVLTQLDGNPCSDYVNASYIDGYTEKNKFIAAQGPKEDTVADFWRMIWEQKVATVVMLTNLKERKEDKCHQYWPDQGCWTYGNVRVAVEDFTVLVDYTIRKFCIQYQASDAAKTPRLVTQLHFTSWPDFGVPFSPIGMLKFLKKVKAVNPPFSGPIVVHCSAGVGRTGTFIVIDAMIDMTHAEQKIDVFGFVSKIREQRSQLIQTDMQYSFIYQALLEYYLYGDTELDVSSLEGHLHKLHNTFTNGDRVGLEEEFKKLTNMRIMKENMRTGNLPANMKKNRVLQIIPYDFNRVILSMRRGQEFTDYINASFIDGYRQKDYFIATQGPLTHTVEDFWRMVWEWKCHSIVMLTELQEREQDKCCQYWPTEDSATYGDYTVELKGDTLCDTFSLRDLVLTFIPEKQTRVIRHFHFHGWPEIGIPAEGKGMIDIIASVQRQQQQSGNHPIVVHCSAGAGRTGTFIALSNILERVKAEGLLDVFQTVKSLRMQRPHMVQTVEQYDFCYRVVQDFVDIFSDYANFK from the exons ATGAGAAAGAATAGCCTCTCAAGCTTCAGATG GTTAAAAAACCAGAGAAAAGCAGTCGTCACAACAGTTGACAAGAAGATACCAAATGGCATCCTGGAAGAACAAG AGCAACAGACGGTGGTCCTTCTGCCCAGATCCCCTTCAGCTTCTAAGACCTACTTCCCCATCCCAGTGGACCACCTCGAGGAGGAGTACAGGCTCCGCTCGGCTGACGATGGCAAGCTCTTCAGAGAGGAGTACAAT TCCCTGCCAGGGGGTCATGCCCAGGGGGCGTACGAGGAGGCCAACAAGGAGGACAACAAGGAGAAGAACAGATACCCCAACATCCTTCCCT ACGATCATTCCAGAGTGGTGTTGACTCAGCTGGATGGAAATCCCTGTTCAGACTATGTGAATGCGTCTTACATTGAT GGTTACACGGAAAAGAACAAATTCATAGCAGCACAAG GTCCAAAGGAAGACACCGTTGCAGATTTCTGGAGGATGATATGGGAGCAGAAAGTGGCGACTGTCGTCATGCTGACAAATttgaaggaaaggaaagaa GACAAATGTCACCAGTACTGGCCAGATCAGGGCTGTTGGACCTATGGGAATGTGAGGGTGGCAGTAGAAGACTTCACTGTCCTGGTGGACTACACCATTCGCAAGTTCTGTATACAATAT CAAGCCAGCGATGCAGCTAAGACTCCTCGGCTAGTTACCCAGCTCCACTTCACCAGCTGGCCTGATTTTGGAGTTCCCTTCTCTCCCATCGGCATGCTCAAGTTCCTCAAAAAGGTCAAGGCGGTGAATCCACCCTTCTCTGGGCCCATTGTGGTCCACTGCAG TGCTGGTGTTGGCAGGACAGGAACCTTCATCGTAATAGATGCCATGATAGACATGACGCACGCAGAGCAGAAAATTGATGTGTTTGGATTCGTCTCTAAGATACGAGAACAGCGCTCACAGCTCATCCAGACAGAT ATGCAGTACTCATTCATCTACCAGGCCCTGCTTGAATACTACCTCTATGGAGACACGGAGCTGGACGTGTCGTCTCTGGAAGGACATCTGCACAAACTGCACAACACCTTTACAAATGGTGACCGGGTCGGCCTGGAGGAGGAGTTTAAG AAACTGACCAACATGCGAATAATGAAGGAGAACATGAGAACGGGGAACCTTCCCGCCAACATGAAGAAGAACAGAGTTCTGCAAATTATTCCat ATGATTTCAACAGAGTTATTCTCTCCATGAGAAGAGGTCAGGAGTTCACCGATTACATCAATGCATCTTTCATAGAT GGCTACAGACAGAAAGACTACTTCATTGCCACCCAGGgtccactgacacacacagtggaGGATTTCTGGAGAATGGTGTGGGAATGGAAATGTCACTCCATTGTCATGCTCACTGAGCTCCAGGAGAGGGAGCAG GACAAATGTTGCCAATACTGGCCCACAGAGGACTCAGCCACCTATGGAGATTACACAGTAGAGTTGAAGGGAGACACTTTATGTGACACCTTCAGTCTACGAGACTTGGTACTCACCTTTATCCCG GAGAAGCAGACAAGGGTGATAAGGCACTTCCACTTCCACGGCTGGCCGGAGATTGGCATCCCGGCCGAGGGGAAAGGCATGATCGACATCATCGCCTCAgtgcagagacagcagcagcagtctgggAACCATCCCATCGTCGTACACTGCAG TGCTGGTGCAGGGCGAACAGGTACGTTCATTGCACTGAGCAATATCTTGGAGCGAGTCAAGGCGGAGGGCCTGCTGGACGTGTTCCAAACTGTGAAGAGTTTACGCATGCAGAGGCCTCATATGGTCCAAACTGTG GAACAATATGACTTCTGCTACAGGGTGGTACAAGACTTTGTCGACATTTTCTCAGACTATGCCAATTTTAAATGA
- the ptprea gene encoding receptor-type tyrosine-protein phosphatase epsilon isoform X4, whose translation MVPLLFLVATTTTSNSTSNGNHTQEGVTSQNNHILPTVLVLSLLLLIFALLTWYFLRLKNQRKAVVTTVDKKIPNGILEEQEQQTVVLLPRSPSASKTYFPIPVDHLEEEYRLRSADDGKLFREEYNSLPGGHAQGAYEEANKEDNKEKNRYPNILPYDHSRVVLTQLDGNPCSDYVNASYIDGYTEKNKFIAAQGPKEDTVADFWRMIWEQKVATVVMLTNLKERKEDKCHQYWPDQGCWTYGNVRVAVEDFTVLVDYTIRKFCIQYQASDAAKTPRLVTQLHFTSWPDFGVPFSPIGMLKFLKKVKAVNPPFSGPIVVHCSAGVGRTGTFIVIDAMIDMTHAEQKIDVFGFVSKIREQRSQLIQTDMQYSFIYQALLEYYLYGDTELDVSSLEGHLHKLHNTFTNGDRVGLEEEFKKLTNMRIMKENMRTGNLPANMKKNRVLQIIPYDFNRVILSMRRGQEFTDYINASFIDGYRQKDYFIATQGPLTHTVEDFWRMVWEWKCHSIVMLTELQEREQDKCCQYWPTEDSATYGDYTVELKGDTLCDTFSLRDLVLTFIPEKQTRVIRHFHFHGWPEIGIPAEGKGMIDIIASVQRQQQQSGNHPIVVHCSAGAGRTGTFIALSNILERVKAEGLLDVFQTVKSLRMQRPHMVQTVEQYDFCYRVVQDFVDIFSDYANFK comes from the exons ATGGTTCCACTTCTGTTTTTGGTGGCAACCACGACAACATCCAATTCCACCAGCAATGGCAACCATACACAAG aAGGCGTTACATCCCAAAACAACCACATCCTCCCCACCGTGCTGGTCCtgtccctgctgctgctcatcttCGCACTGCTAACCTGGTACTTCCTCAG GTTAAAAAACCAGAGAAAAGCAGTCGTCACAACAGTTGACAAGAAGATACCAAATGGCATCCTGGAAGAACAAG AGCAACAGACGGTGGTCCTTCTGCCCAGATCCCCTTCAGCTTCTAAGACCTACTTCCCCATCCCAGTGGACCACCTCGAGGAGGAGTACAGGCTCCGCTCGGCTGACGATGGCAAGCTCTTCAGAGAGGAGTACAAT TCCCTGCCAGGGGGTCATGCCCAGGGGGCGTACGAGGAGGCCAACAAGGAGGACAACAAGGAGAAGAACAGATACCCCAACATCCTTCCCT ACGATCATTCCAGAGTGGTGTTGACTCAGCTGGATGGAAATCCCTGTTCAGACTATGTGAATGCGTCTTACATTGAT GGTTACACGGAAAAGAACAAATTCATAGCAGCACAAG GTCCAAAGGAAGACACCGTTGCAGATTTCTGGAGGATGATATGGGAGCAGAAAGTGGCGACTGTCGTCATGCTGACAAATttgaaggaaaggaaagaa GACAAATGTCACCAGTACTGGCCAGATCAGGGCTGTTGGACCTATGGGAATGTGAGGGTGGCAGTAGAAGACTTCACTGTCCTGGTGGACTACACCATTCGCAAGTTCTGTATACAATAT CAAGCCAGCGATGCAGCTAAGACTCCTCGGCTAGTTACCCAGCTCCACTTCACCAGCTGGCCTGATTTTGGAGTTCCCTTCTCTCCCATCGGCATGCTCAAGTTCCTCAAAAAGGTCAAGGCGGTGAATCCACCCTTCTCTGGGCCCATTGTGGTCCACTGCAG TGCTGGTGTTGGCAGGACAGGAACCTTCATCGTAATAGATGCCATGATAGACATGACGCACGCAGAGCAGAAAATTGATGTGTTTGGATTCGTCTCTAAGATACGAGAACAGCGCTCACAGCTCATCCAGACAGAT ATGCAGTACTCATTCATCTACCAGGCCCTGCTTGAATACTACCTCTATGGAGACACGGAGCTGGACGTGTCGTCTCTGGAAGGACATCTGCACAAACTGCACAACACCTTTACAAATGGTGACCGGGTCGGCCTGGAGGAGGAGTTTAAG AAACTGACCAACATGCGAATAATGAAGGAGAACATGAGAACGGGGAACCTTCCCGCCAACATGAAGAAGAACAGAGTTCTGCAAATTATTCCat ATGATTTCAACAGAGTTATTCTCTCCATGAGAAGAGGTCAGGAGTTCACCGATTACATCAATGCATCTTTCATAGAT GGCTACAGACAGAAAGACTACTTCATTGCCACCCAGGgtccactgacacacacagtggaGGATTTCTGGAGAATGGTGTGGGAATGGAAATGTCACTCCATTGTCATGCTCACTGAGCTCCAGGAGAGGGAGCAG GACAAATGTTGCCAATACTGGCCCACAGAGGACTCAGCCACCTATGGAGATTACACAGTAGAGTTGAAGGGAGACACTTTATGTGACACCTTCAGTCTACGAGACTTGGTACTCACCTTTATCCCG GAGAAGCAGACAAGGGTGATAAGGCACTTCCACTTCCACGGCTGGCCGGAGATTGGCATCCCGGCCGAGGGGAAAGGCATGATCGACATCATCGCCTCAgtgcagagacagcagcagcagtctgggAACCATCCCATCGTCGTACACTGCAG TGCTGGTGCAGGGCGAACAGGTACGTTCATTGCACTGAGCAATATCTTGGAGCGAGTCAAGGCGGAGGGCCTGCTGGACGTGTTCCAAACTGTGAAGAGTTTACGCATGCAGAGGCCTCATATGGTCCAAACTGTG GAACAATATGACTTCTGCTACAGGGTGGTACAAGACTTTGTCGACATTTTCTCAGACTATGCCAATTTTAAATGA
- the ptprea gene encoding receptor-type tyrosine-protein phosphatase epsilon isoform X2: MLLPTITLFYSCTRDLKVTMVPLLFLVATTTTSNSTSNGNHTQGVTSQNNHILPTVLVLSLLLLIFALLTWYFLRLKNQRKAVVTTVDKKIPNGILEEQEQQTVVLLPRSPSASKTYFPIPVDHLEEEYRLRSADDGKLFREEYNSLPGGHAQGAYEEANKEDNKEKNRYPNILPYDHSRVVLTQLDGNPCSDYVNASYIDGYTEKNKFIAAQGPKEDTVADFWRMIWEQKVATVVMLTNLKERKEDKCHQYWPDQGCWTYGNVRVAVEDFTVLVDYTIRKFCIQYQASDAAKTPRLVTQLHFTSWPDFGVPFSPIGMLKFLKKVKAVNPPFSGPIVVHCSAGVGRTGTFIVIDAMIDMTHAEQKIDVFGFVSKIREQRSQLIQTDMQYSFIYQALLEYYLYGDTELDVSSLEGHLHKLHNTFTNGDRVGLEEEFKKLTNMRIMKENMRTGNLPANMKKNRVLQIIPYDFNRVILSMRRGQEFTDYINASFIDGYRQKDYFIATQGPLTHTVEDFWRMVWEWKCHSIVMLTELQEREQDKCCQYWPTEDSATYGDYTVELKGDTLCDTFSLRDLVLTFIPEKQTRVIRHFHFHGWPEIGIPAEGKGMIDIIASVQRQQQQSGNHPIVVHCSAGAGRTGTFIALSNILERVKAEGLLDVFQTVKSLRMQRPHMVQTVEQYDFCYRVVQDFVDIFSDYANFK, from the exons tcaCAATGGTTCCACTTCTGTTTTTGGTGGCAACCACGACAACATCCAATTCCACCAGCAATGGCAACCATACACAAG GCGTTACATCCCAAAACAACCACATCCTCCCCACCGTGCTGGTCCtgtccctgctgctgctcatcttCGCACTGCTAACCTGGTACTTCCTCAG GTTAAAAAACCAGAGAAAAGCAGTCGTCACAACAGTTGACAAGAAGATACCAAATGGCATCCTGGAAGAACAAG AGCAACAGACGGTGGTCCTTCTGCCCAGATCCCCTTCAGCTTCTAAGACCTACTTCCCCATCCCAGTGGACCACCTCGAGGAGGAGTACAGGCTCCGCTCGGCTGACGATGGCAAGCTCTTCAGAGAGGAGTACAAT TCCCTGCCAGGGGGTCATGCCCAGGGGGCGTACGAGGAGGCCAACAAGGAGGACAACAAGGAGAAGAACAGATACCCCAACATCCTTCCCT ACGATCATTCCAGAGTGGTGTTGACTCAGCTGGATGGAAATCCCTGTTCAGACTATGTGAATGCGTCTTACATTGAT GGTTACACGGAAAAGAACAAATTCATAGCAGCACAAG GTCCAAAGGAAGACACCGTTGCAGATTTCTGGAGGATGATATGGGAGCAGAAAGTGGCGACTGTCGTCATGCTGACAAATttgaaggaaaggaaagaa GACAAATGTCACCAGTACTGGCCAGATCAGGGCTGTTGGACCTATGGGAATGTGAGGGTGGCAGTAGAAGACTTCACTGTCCTGGTGGACTACACCATTCGCAAGTTCTGTATACAATAT CAAGCCAGCGATGCAGCTAAGACTCCTCGGCTAGTTACCCAGCTCCACTTCACCAGCTGGCCTGATTTTGGAGTTCCCTTCTCTCCCATCGGCATGCTCAAGTTCCTCAAAAAGGTCAAGGCGGTGAATCCACCCTTCTCTGGGCCCATTGTGGTCCACTGCAG TGCTGGTGTTGGCAGGACAGGAACCTTCATCGTAATAGATGCCATGATAGACATGACGCACGCAGAGCAGAAAATTGATGTGTTTGGATTCGTCTCTAAGATACGAGAACAGCGCTCACAGCTCATCCAGACAGAT ATGCAGTACTCATTCATCTACCAGGCCCTGCTTGAATACTACCTCTATGGAGACACGGAGCTGGACGTGTCGTCTCTGGAAGGACATCTGCACAAACTGCACAACACCTTTACAAATGGTGACCGGGTCGGCCTGGAGGAGGAGTTTAAG AAACTGACCAACATGCGAATAATGAAGGAGAACATGAGAACGGGGAACCTTCCCGCCAACATGAAGAAGAACAGAGTTCTGCAAATTATTCCat ATGATTTCAACAGAGTTATTCTCTCCATGAGAAGAGGTCAGGAGTTCACCGATTACATCAATGCATCTTTCATAGAT GGCTACAGACAGAAAGACTACTTCATTGCCACCCAGGgtccactgacacacacagtggaGGATTTCTGGAGAATGGTGTGGGAATGGAAATGTCACTCCATTGTCATGCTCACTGAGCTCCAGGAGAGGGAGCAG GACAAATGTTGCCAATACTGGCCCACAGAGGACTCAGCCACCTATGGAGATTACACAGTAGAGTTGAAGGGAGACACTTTATGTGACACCTTCAGTCTACGAGACTTGGTACTCACCTTTATCCCG GAGAAGCAGACAAGGGTGATAAGGCACTTCCACTTCCACGGCTGGCCGGAGATTGGCATCCCGGCCGAGGGGAAAGGCATGATCGACATCATCGCCTCAgtgcagagacagcagcagcagtctgggAACCATCCCATCGTCGTACACTGCAG TGCTGGTGCAGGGCGAACAGGTACGTTCATTGCACTGAGCAATATCTTGGAGCGAGTCAAGGCGGAGGGCCTGCTGGACGTGTTCCAAACTGTGAAGAGTTTACGCATGCAGAGGCCTCATATGGTCCAAACTGTG GAACAATATGACTTCTGCTACAGGGTGGTACAAGACTTTGTCGACATTTTCTCAGACTATGCCAATTTTAAATGA
- the ptprea gene encoding receptor-type tyrosine-protein phosphatase epsilon isoform X1 produces MLLPTITLFYSCTRDLKVTMVPLLFLVATTTTSNSTSNGNHTQEGVTSQNNHILPTVLVLSLLLLIFALLTWYFLRLKNQRKAVVTTVDKKIPNGILEEQEQQTVVLLPRSPSASKTYFPIPVDHLEEEYRLRSADDGKLFREEYNSLPGGHAQGAYEEANKEDNKEKNRYPNILPYDHSRVVLTQLDGNPCSDYVNASYIDGYTEKNKFIAAQGPKEDTVADFWRMIWEQKVATVVMLTNLKERKEDKCHQYWPDQGCWTYGNVRVAVEDFTVLVDYTIRKFCIQYQASDAAKTPRLVTQLHFTSWPDFGVPFSPIGMLKFLKKVKAVNPPFSGPIVVHCSAGVGRTGTFIVIDAMIDMTHAEQKIDVFGFVSKIREQRSQLIQTDMQYSFIYQALLEYYLYGDTELDVSSLEGHLHKLHNTFTNGDRVGLEEEFKKLTNMRIMKENMRTGNLPANMKKNRVLQIIPYDFNRVILSMRRGQEFTDYINASFIDGYRQKDYFIATQGPLTHTVEDFWRMVWEWKCHSIVMLTELQEREQDKCCQYWPTEDSATYGDYTVELKGDTLCDTFSLRDLVLTFIPEKQTRVIRHFHFHGWPEIGIPAEGKGMIDIIASVQRQQQQSGNHPIVVHCSAGAGRTGTFIALSNILERVKAEGLLDVFQTVKSLRMQRPHMVQTVEQYDFCYRVVQDFVDIFSDYANFK; encoded by the exons tcaCAATGGTTCCACTTCTGTTTTTGGTGGCAACCACGACAACATCCAATTCCACCAGCAATGGCAACCATACACAAG aAGGCGTTACATCCCAAAACAACCACATCCTCCCCACCGTGCTGGTCCtgtccctgctgctgctcatcttCGCACTGCTAACCTGGTACTTCCTCAG GTTAAAAAACCAGAGAAAAGCAGTCGTCACAACAGTTGACAAGAAGATACCAAATGGCATCCTGGAAGAACAAG AGCAACAGACGGTGGTCCTTCTGCCCAGATCCCCTTCAGCTTCTAAGACCTACTTCCCCATCCCAGTGGACCACCTCGAGGAGGAGTACAGGCTCCGCTCGGCTGACGATGGCAAGCTCTTCAGAGAGGAGTACAAT TCCCTGCCAGGGGGTCATGCCCAGGGGGCGTACGAGGAGGCCAACAAGGAGGACAACAAGGAGAAGAACAGATACCCCAACATCCTTCCCT ACGATCATTCCAGAGTGGTGTTGACTCAGCTGGATGGAAATCCCTGTTCAGACTATGTGAATGCGTCTTACATTGAT GGTTACACGGAAAAGAACAAATTCATAGCAGCACAAG GTCCAAAGGAAGACACCGTTGCAGATTTCTGGAGGATGATATGGGAGCAGAAAGTGGCGACTGTCGTCATGCTGACAAATttgaaggaaaggaaagaa GACAAATGTCACCAGTACTGGCCAGATCAGGGCTGTTGGACCTATGGGAATGTGAGGGTGGCAGTAGAAGACTTCACTGTCCTGGTGGACTACACCATTCGCAAGTTCTGTATACAATAT CAAGCCAGCGATGCAGCTAAGACTCCTCGGCTAGTTACCCAGCTCCACTTCACCAGCTGGCCTGATTTTGGAGTTCCCTTCTCTCCCATCGGCATGCTCAAGTTCCTCAAAAAGGTCAAGGCGGTGAATCCACCCTTCTCTGGGCCCATTGTGGTCCACTGCAG TGCTGGTGTTGGCAGGACAGGAACCTTCATCGTAATAGATGCCATGATAGACATGACGCACGCAGAGCAGAAAATTGATGTGTTTGGATTCGTCTCTAAGATACGAGAACAGCGCTCACAGCTCATCCAGACAGAT ATGCAGTACTCATTCATCTACCAGGCCCTGCTTGAATACTACCTCTATGGAGACACGGAGCTGGACGTGTCGTCTCTGGAAGGACATCTGCACAAACTGCACAACACCTTTACAAATGGTGACCGGGTCGGCCTGGAGGAGGAGTTTAAG AAACTGACCAACATGCGAATAATGAAGGAGAACATGAGAACGGGGAACCTTCCCGCCAACATGAAGAAGAACAGAGTTCTGCAAATTATTCCat ATGATTTCAACAGAGTTATTCTCTCCATGAGAAGAGGTCAGGAGTTCACCGATTACATCAATGCATCTTTCATAGAT GGCTACAGACAGAAAGACTACTTCATTGCCACCCAGGgtccactgacacacacagtggaGGATTTCTGGAGAATGGTGTGGGAATGGAAATGTCACTCCATTGTCATGCTCACTGAGCTCCAGGAGAGGGAGCAG GACAAATGTTGCCAATACTGGCCCACAGAGGACTCAGCCACCTATGGAGATTACACAGTAGAGTTGAAGGGAGACACTTTATGTGACACCTTCAGTCTACGAGACTTGGTACTCACCTTTATCCCG GAGAAGCAGACAAGGGTGATAAGGCACTTCCACTTCCACGGCTGGCCGGAGATTGGCATCCCGGCCGAGGGGAAAGGCATGATCGACATCATCGCCTCAgtgcagagacagcagcagcagtctgggAACCATCCCATCGTCGTACACTGCAG TGCTGGTGCAGGGCGAACAGGTACGTTCATTGCACTGAGCAATATCTTGGAGCGAGTCAAGGCGGAGGGCCTGCTGGACGTGTTCCAAACTGTGAAGAGTTTACGCATGCAGAGGCCTCATATGGTCCAAACTGTG GAACAATATGACTTCTGCTACAGGGTGGTACAAGACTTTGTCGACATTTTCTCAGACTATGCCAATTTTAAATGA
- the ptprea gene encoding receptor-type tyrosine-protein phosphatase epsilon isoform X6 yields MLLPTITLFYSCTRDLKVTMVPLLFLVATTTTSNSTSNGNHTQEGVTSQNNHILPTVLVLSLLLLIFALLTWYFLRLKNQRKAVVTTVDKKIPNGILEEQEFGYSTESLYTTVSPEQQTVVLLPRSPSASKTYFPIPVDHLEEEYRLRSADDGKLFREEYNSLPGGHAQGAYEEANKEDNKEKNRYPNILPYDHSRVVLTQLDGNPCSDYVNASYIDGYTEKNKFIAAQGPKEDTVADFWRMIWEQKVATVVMLTNLKERKEDKCHQYWPDQGCWTYGNVRVAVEDFTVLVDYTIRKFCIQYQASDAAKTPRLVTQLHFTSWPDFGVPFSPIGMLKFLKKVKAVNPPFSGPIVVHCSAGVGRTGTFIVIDAMIDMTHAEQKIDVFGFVSKIREQRSQLIQTDMQYSFIYQALLEYYLYGDTELDVSSLEGHLHKLHNTFTNGDRVGLEEEFKKLTNMRIMKENMRTGNLPANMKKNRVLQIIPYDFNRVILSMRRGQEFTDYINASFIDGYRQKDYFIATQGPLTHTVEDFWRMVWEWKCHSIVMLTELQEREQDKCCQYWPTEDSATYGDYTVELKGDTLCDTFSLRDLVLTFIPEKQTRVIRHFHFHGWPEIGIPAEGKGMIDIIASVQRQQQQSGNHPIVVHCSAGAGRTGTFIALSNILERVKAEGLLDVFQTVKSLRMQRPHMVQTVEQYDFCYRVVQDFVDIFSDYANFK; encoded by the exons tcaCAATGGTTCCACTTCTGTTTTTGGTGGCAACCACGACAACATCCAATTCCACCAGCAATGGCAACCATACACAAG aAGGCGTTACATCCCAAAACAACCACATCCTCCCCACCGTGCTGGTCCtgtccctgctgctgctcatcttCGCACTGCTAACCTGGTACTTCCTCAG GTTAAAAAACCAGAGAAAAGCAGTCGTCACAACAGTTGACAAGAAGATACCAAATGGCATCCTGGAAGAACAAG aGTTTGGATACAGTACTGAGTCGTTATACACCACTGTGTCACCAG AGCAACAGACGGTGGTCCTTCTGCCCAGATCCCCTTCAGCTTCTAAGACCTACTTCCCCATCCCAGTGGACCACCTCGAGGAGGAGTACAGGCTCCGCTCGGCTGACGATGGCAAGCTCTTCAGAGAGGAGTACAAT TCCCTGCCAGGGGGTCATGCCCAGGGGGCGTACGAGGAGGCCAACAAGGAGGACAACAAGGAGAAGAACAGATACCCCAACATCCTTCCCT ACGATCATTCCAGAGTGGTGTTGACTCAGCTGGATGGAAATCCCTGTTCAGACTATGTGAATGCGTCTTACATTGAT GGTTACACGGAAAAGAACAAATTCATAGCAGCACAAG GTCCAAAGGAAGACACCGTTGCAGATTTCTGGAGGATGATATGGGAGCAGAAAGTGGCGACTGTCGTCATGCTGACAAATttgaaggaaaggaaagaa GACAAATGTCACCAGTACTGGCCAGATCAGGGCTGTTGGACCTATGGGAATGTGAGGGTGGCAGTAGAAGACTTCACTGTCCTGGTGGACTACACCATTCGCAAGTTCTGTATACAATAT CAAGCCAGCGATGCAGCTAAGACTCCTCGGCTAGTTACCCAGCTCCACTTCACCAGCTGGCCTGATTTTGGAGTTCCCTTCTCTCCCATCGGCATGCTCAAGTTCCTCAAAAAGGTCAAGGCGGTGAATCCACCCTTCTCTGGGCCCATTGTGGTCCACTGCAG TGCTGGTGTTGGCAGGACAGGAACCTTCATCGTAATAGATGCCATGATAGACATGACGCACGCAGAGCAGAAAATTGATGTGTTTGGATTCGTCTCTAAGATACGAGAACAGCGCTCACAGCTCATCCAGACAGAT ATGCAGTACTCATTCATCTACCAGGCCCTGCTTGAATACTACCTCTATGGAGACACGGAGCTGGACGTGTCGTCTCTGGAAGGACATCTGCACAAACTGCACAACACCTTTACAAATGGTGACCGGGTCGGCCTGGAGGAGGAGTTTAAG AAACTGACCAACATGCGAATAATGAAGGAGAACATGAGAACGGGGAACCTTCCCGCCAACATGAAGAAGAACAGAGTTCTGCAAATTATTCCat ATGATTTCAACAGAGTTATTCTCTCCATGAGAAGAGGTCAGGAGTTCACCGATTACATCAATGCATCTTTCATAGAT GGCTACAGACAGAAAGACTACTTCATTGCCACCCAGGgtccactgacacacacagtggaGGATTTCTGGAGAATGGTGTGGGAATGGAAATGTCACTCCATTGTCATGCTCACTGAGCTCCAGGAGAGGGAGCAG GACAAATGTTGCCAATACTGGCCCACAGAGGACTCAGCCACCTATGGAGATTACACAGTAGAGTTGAAGGGAGACACTTTATGTGACACCTTCAGTCTACGAGACTTGGTACTCACCTTTATCCCG GAGAAGCAGACAAGGGTGATAAGGCACTTCCACTTCCACGGCTGGCCGGAGATTGGCATCCCGGCCGAGGGGAAAGGCATGATCGACATCATCGCCTCAgtgcagagacagcagcagcagtctgggAACCATCCCATCGTCGTACACTGCAG TGCTGGTGCAGGGCGAACAGGTACGTTCATTGCACTGAGCAATATCTTGGAGCGAGTCAAGGCGGAGGGCCTGCTGGACGTGTTCCAAACTGTGAAGAGTTTACGCATGCAGAGGCCTCATATGGTCCAAACTGTG GAACAATATGACTTCTGCTACAGGGTGGTACAAGACTTTGTCGACATTTTCTCAGACTATGCCAATTTTAAATGA